The following are encoded together in the Pectinophora gossypiella chromosome 14, ilPecGoss1.1, whole genome shotgun sequence genome:
- the LOC126372642 gene encoding uncharacterized protein LOC126372642, with product MWWLWWATVAWIMRARSAIEITGEVSFDLRISEDGVPPSPPPPAPPLPPAASAPPAPPAQAVRAQNSMTAAPPVECVYQYPETRQVNAMLSNMMNQLTKVFVRMHKSMSPEVRRSGAKRFRLVSSKQSDFFDHIYANMTEEYRRFVNETSHRVPSAGDPCRHQEELRDVWRSLLDTSQVRTHRPDTSNTSEAASPTKRVWSPQESLRRAALRCVQEYLRVQQRAASPRQRARAAALLRRELGRVRSEQLALLCDSFQLCYSELQ from the exons ATGTGGTGGCTGTGGTGGGCGACGGTGGCGTGGATCATGCGCGCGCGCAGCGCGATCGAGATCACAGGCGAAGTGTCGTTCGACCTTCGCATCTCGGAGGACGGCGTTCCGCCTTCCCCACCACCACCAGCCCCTCCGCTGCCCCCAGCCGCCTCCGCCCCCCCGGCCCCGCCGGCGCAGGCGGTGCGCGCCCAGAACAGCATGACGGCGGCGCCGCCCGTGGAGTGCGTGTACCAGTACCCCGAGACCCGACAGGTCAACGCCATGCTCAGCAATATGATGAACCAGCTGACTAAG GTGTTCGTGCGCATGCACAAGTCCATGTCCCCGGAGGTGCGGCGCAGCGGGGCGAAACGGTTCCGGCTCGTCTCCAGCAAGCAGTCGGACTTCTTCGACCACATCTACGCCAACATGACCGAGGAGTACCG GCGGTTCGTGAACGAGACGAGCCACCGCGTGCCCAGCGCCGGCGACCCGTGCCGCCACCAGGAGGAGCTGCGCGACGTGTGGCGCTCGCTGCTGGACACCTCGCAGGTACGGACACACCGCCCCGACACGAGCAACACTAGTGAAGCTGCTTCGCCCACTAAGCGAGTGTGGTCCCCGCAGGAGTCGCTGCGGCGCGCGGCGCTGCGCTGCGTGCAGGAGTACCTGCGCGTGCAGCAGCGCGCCGCGTCCCCGCGCcagcgcgcccgcgccgccgcgctgctGCGCCGCGAGCTGGGCCGCGTGCGCTCCGAGCAGCTGGCGCTGCTGTGCGACAGCTTCCAGCTGTGCTACTCCGAGCTGCAGTGA